Proteins encoded in a region of the Apostichopus japonicus isolate 1M-3 chromosome 19, ASM3797524v1, whole genome shotgun sequence genome:
- the LOC139960221 gene encoding uncharacterized protein isoform X1, whose amino-acid sequence MTDAMCDCESDSSSSSSDSEDEAKHILTGLHKTSECSADPQKNTLPHDSEDVTSPQFSSRLPFVVLLVMKLVCIFQHSQVTGVRRCFRCKLQASKERTKFQFLQSEDHLTWYMMNKHSFQPQNQWYGESDETASSYEKLLDSNSENTRRASLSPCQCCESYWWNYDGVPERYDDKERGISAWNHPGSWFLSTTIVFGAISVLIYDFCYYVHDIDISRQGLHILSYGIFLLILLQFPAFNFLSKVMSAAFQQNLACSSWTMVFNARYITKRLQFIGFAQKGIPGKALLTACFVLPPMAAAYRGFVYFHFMGFLTTHAFISVICCGVIMFLSAVFQYVVYLTRLSFQRQFYLISKYIAIHGRDIDSCRQVLGHAIQDFNCFQQYIAIYLVYFTTIMTLGVTTVCVWQYLFKMALCEDHPDSKAQNISLHVNILCWANISISFILVIWSIGSLDVSHVIDQFRRSLITMKTSAKAVEKILEFVESSRVRPRMGVTTTMVSSLISMFVALKIGQEQSVFYFEQMPNCTSHHGGIGYSTTLQP is encoded by the exons ATGACAGATGCGATGTG TGACTGCGAGAGTGATAGTTCTAGCTCTTCTAGTGACTCAGAAGATGAAGCCAAACACATCTTGACAGGACTCCATAAAACGTCTGAGTGTAGCGCTGATCCACAGAAAAATACTTTACCACATGacagtgaggatgtgacgtcaccaCAATTCTCAAGTCGACTGCCTTTTGTTGTTCTATTGGTGATGAAACTTGTCTGTATCTTCCAGCATAGTCAAGTGACAGGAGTCAGAAGATGTTTCCGATGCAAATTGCAAGCGAGCAAAGAAAGAACAAAG TTTCAGTTTCTCCAATCAGAAGATCATTTAACCTGGTACATGATGAACAAACACAGCTTCCAACCCCAAAATCAATGGTACGGAGAATCTGATGAAACCGCGTCATCGTATGAAAAACTTTTAGACTCGAACAGTGAAAACACGAGAAGGGCAAGCCTGTCCCCTTGTCAGTGTTGTGAAAGTTACTGGTGGAACTACGATGGGGTACCAGAGAGATATGATGATAAAGAAAGAG GTATATCTGCTTGGAATCATCCAGGGAGTTGGTTTCTATCTACAACGATCGTATTTGGAGCCATTTCGGTGTTGATTTACGATTTCTGTTACTACGTCCATGACATTGATATTTCACGCCAAGGTCTTCATATTTTATCATACGGCATATTTTTACTGATACTGCTTCAGTTTCCTGCTTTTAACTTTCTGTCTAAAGTAATGAGTGCCGCTTTCCAACAAAACCTAGCATGCTCATCGTGGACAATGGTCTTTAACGCACGGTACATCACTAAACGGCTTCAGTTTATTGGATTTGCACAGAAAG GTATCCCAGGCAAGGCTTTACTAACGGCCTGCTTCGTGTTACCTCCGATGGCAGCTGCGTATCGTGGATTTGTATACTTTCATTTTATGGGTTTCTTAACGACACATGCATTCATATCGGTTATTTGCTGCGGTGTGATCATGTTTCTGAGTGCCGTCTTCCAGTATGTAGTGTATCTGACCAGACTCTCCTTCCAACGGCAGTTTTATTTGATATCCAAATACATCGCGATACATGGAAGAGATATCGACTCTTGTCGACAAGTACTCGGCCACGCTATTCAAGACTTTAATTGTTTCCAACAATACATCGCGATATACTTGGTGTATTTCACAACCATTATGACGTTGGGAGTTACCACTGTTTGTGTGTGGCAGTATCTATTTAAGATGGCGC tatgTGAGGACCACCCTGACAGTAAAGCCCAAAACATTAGTTTGCACGTGAATATACTCTGTTGGGCAAACATTTCAATCTCGTTTATACTGGTCATATGGTCAATCGGAAGCTTGGACGTCTCTCACGTCATCGATCAATTCCGAAGGTCACTCATTACCATGAAGACAAGTGCGAAAGCGGTAGAGAAAATCCTCGAATTTGTGGAAAGCTCAAGAGTAAGGCCAAGAATGGGAGTTACTACAACGATGGTATCATCGCTCATCAGTATGTTCGTGGCTTTGAAAATTGGACAGGAACAAAGcgtattttattttgaacaaaTGCCGAATTGCACCAGCCATCATGGCGGTATAGGCTATAGTACCACACTTCAACCCTAA
- the LOC139960221 gene encoding uncharacterized protein isoform X2: MTDAMCDCESDSSSSSSDSEDEAKHILTGLHKTSECSADPQKNTLPHDSEDVTSPQFSSRLPFVVLLVMKLVCIFQHSQVTGVRRCFRCKLQASKERTKFLQSEDHLTWYMMNKHSFQPQNQWYGESDETASSYEKLLDSNSENTRRASLSPCQCCESYWWNYDGVPERYDDKERGISAWNHPGSWFLSTTIVFGAISVLIYDFCYYVHDIDISRQGLHILSYGIFLLILLQFPAFNFLSKVMSAAFQQNLACSSWTMVFNARYITKRLQFIGFAQKGIPGKALLTACFVLPPMAAAYRGFVYFHFMGFLTTHAFISVICCGVIMFLSAVFQYVVYLTRLSFQRQFYLISKYIAIHGRDIDSCRQVLGHAIQDFNCFQQYIAIYLVYFTTIMTLGVTTVCVWQYLFKMALCEDHPDSKAQNISLHVNILCWANISISFILVIWSIGSLDVSHVIDQFRRSLITMKTSAKAVEKILEFVESSRVRPRMGVTTTMVSSLISMFVALKIGQEQSVFYFEQMPNCTSHHGGIGYSTTLQP; the protein is encoded by the exons ATGACAGATGCGATGTG TGACTGCGAGAGTGATAGTTCTAGCTCTTCTAGTGACTCAGAAGATGAAGCCAAACACATCTTGACAGGACTCCATAAAACGTCTGAGTGTAGCGCTGATCCACAGAAAAATACTTTACCACATGacagtgaggatgtgacgtcaccaCAATTCTCAAGTCGACTGCCTTTTGTTGTTCTATTGGTGATGAAACTTGTCTGTATCTTCCAGCATAGTCAAGTGACAGGAGTCAGAAGATGTTTCCGATGCAAATTGCAAGCGAGCAAAGAAAGAACAAAG TTTCTCCAATCAGAAGATCATTTAACCTGGTACATGATGAACAAACACAGCTTCCAACCCCAAAATCAATGGTACGGAGAATCTGATGAAACCGCGTCATCGTATGAAAAACTTTTAGACTCGAACAGTGAAAACACGAGAAGGGCAAGCCTGTCCCCTTGTCAGTGTTGTGAAAGTTACTGGTGGAACTACGATGGGGTACCAGAGAGATATGATGATAAAGAAAGAG GTATATCTGCTTGGAATCATCCAGGGAGTTGGTTTCTATCTACAACGATCGTATTTGGAGCCATTTCGGTGTTGATTTACGATTTCTGTTACTACGTCCATGACATTGATATTTCACGCCAAGGTCTTCATATTTTATCATACGGCATATTTTTACTGATACTGCTTCAGTTTCCTGCTTTTAACTTTCTGTCTAAAGTAATGAGTGCCGCTTTCCAACAAAACCTAGCATGCTCATCGTGGACAATGGTCTTTAACGCACGGTACATCACTAAACGGCTTCAGTTTATTGGATTTGCACAGAAAG GTATCCCAGGCAAGGCTTTACTAACGGCCTGCTTCGTGTTACCTCCGATGGCAGCTGCGTATCGTGGATTTGTATACTTTCATTTTATGGGTTTCTTAACGACACATGCATTCATATCGGTTATTTGCTGCGGTGTGATCATGTTTCTGAGTGCCGTCTTCCAGTATGTAGTGTATCTGACCAGACTCTCCTTCCAACGGCAGTTTTATTTGATATCCAAATACATCGCGATACATGGAAGAGATATCGACTCTTGTCGACAAGTACTCGGCCACGCTATTCAAGACTTTAATTGTTTCCAACAATACATCGCGATATACTTGGTGTATTTCACAACCATTATGACGTTGGGAGTTACCACTGTTTGTGTGTGGCAGTATCTATTTAAGATGGCGC tatgTGAGGACCACCCTGACAGTAAAGCCCAAAACATTAGTTTGCACGTGAATATACTCTGTTGGGCAAACATTTCAATCTCGTTTATACTGGTCATATGGTCAATCGGAAGCTTGGACGTCTCTCACGTCATCGATCAATTCCGAAGGTCACTCATTACCATGAAGACAAGTGCGAAAGCGGTAGAGAAAATCCTCGAATTTGTGGAAAGCTCAAGAGTAAGGCCAAGAATGGGAGTTACTACAACGATGGTATCATCGCTCATCAGTATGTTCGTGGCTTTGAAAATTGGACAGGAACAAAGcgtattttattttgaacaaaTGCCGAATTGCACCAGCCATCATGGCGGTATAGGCTATAGTACCACACTTCAACCCTAA